A stretch of Onychomys torridus chromosome 2, mOncTor1.1, whole genome shotgun sequence DNA encodes these proteins:
- the Dvl1 gene encoding segment polarity protein dishevelled homolog DVL-1 isoform X6, with amino-acid sequence MAETKIIYHMDEEETPYLVKLPVAPERVTLADFKNVLSNRPVHAYKFFFKSMDQDFGVVKEEIFDDNAKLPCFNGRVVSWLVLAEGAHSDAGSQGTDSHTDLPPPLERTGGIGDSRPPSFHPNVASSRDGMDNETGTESMVSHRRERARRRNRDEAARTNGHLRGDRRRDLGLPPDSASTVLSSELESSSFIDSDEEDNTSRLSSSTEQSTSSRLIRKHKCRRRKQRLRQTDRASSFSSITDSTMSLNIITVTLNMERHHFLGISIVGQSNDRGDGGIYIGSIMKGGAVAADGRIEPGDMLLQVNDINFENMSNDDAVRVLREIVSQTGPISLTVAKCWDPTPRSYFTIPRADPVRPIDPAAWLSHTAALTGALPRYGTSPCSSAITRTSSSSLTSSVPGAPQLEEAPLTVKSDMSAIVRVMQLPDSGLEIRDRMWLKITIANAVIGADVVDWLYTHVEGFKERREARKYASSMLKHGFLRHTVNKITFSEQCYYVFGDLCSNLASLNLNSGSSGASDQDTLAPLPHPSVPWPLGQGYPYQYPGPPPCFPPAYQDPGFSYGSGSAGSQQSEALD; translated from the exons ATGGCGGAGACCAAGATCATCTACCACATGGACGAGGAGGAGACGCCGTACCTGGTCAAGCTGCCCGTAGCTCCCGAGCGCGTCACGCTGGCGGACTTCAAGAACGTGCTCAGCAACCGGCCGGTGCACGCCTACAAATTCTTCTTCAAGTCTATGGACCAGGACTTCGG GGTGGTGAAGGAGGAGATCTTCGATGACAATGCCAAGTTGCCCTGCTTCAATGGCCGGGTGGTGTCCTGG CTGGTCCTGGCTGAGGGCGCTCACTCGGATGCAGGGTCCCAGGGCACTGACAGCCACACAgacctgcccccaccccttgaGAGGACAGGCGGCATTGGGGACTCCAGGCCCCCCTCCTTCCA TCCAAATGTTGCCAGTAGCCGTGATGGAATGGACAATGAGACAGGCACAGAGTCCATGGTCAGTCACCGGCGGGAGCGAGCCCGACGTCGAAACCGTGATGAGG CTGCCCGGACCAATGGGCACCTGAGGGGGGACCGGCGACGGGACCTGGGACTGCCTCCAGACAGTGCATCCACTGTACTGAGCAGTGAGCTGGAATCTAGCAGCTTTATTGACTCAGATGAGGAGGACAACACAAGCCG GCTGAGCAGCTCTACAGAGCAGAGCACCTCCTCTCGGCTAATTCGCAAGCACAAATGTCGTCGGCGAAAGCAGCGTTTGAGGCAGACAGACCGG GCATCCTCCTTCAGCAGCATCACCGACTCCACCATGTCCCTGAACATCATCACCGTCACTCTCAACATGG AGAGGCACCACTTCCTGGGCATCAGCATCGTGGGCCAGAGCAACGACCGGGGTGATGGCGGCATCTACATTGGATCCATCATGAAGGGCGGGGCTGTGGCTGCTGATGGCCGCATTGAGCCAGGCGACATGCTGCTGCAG GTAAATGACATCAACTTTGAGAACATGAGCAACGATGACGCTGTGCGGGTGCTTCGGGAGATCGTATCCCAAACGGG GCCCATCAGCCTCACAGTGGCCAAGTGCTGGGACCCAACCCCTCGGAGCTACTTCACCATCCCAAGGG CTGACCCAGTGCGACCCATCGACCCGGCCGCCTGGCTGTCCCACACAGCAGCATTGACGGGTGCTCTGCCCCGCTATGGTACGAGTCCCTGCTCCAGCGCCATCACACGCACCAGCTCTTCCTCACTAACCAGCTCAGTGCCTGGCGCCCCAC AGCTTGAGGAGGCACCACTGACTGTGAAGAGTGACATGAGCGCCATTGTCCGGGTCATGCAGTTGCCAGACTCAGGACTGGAGATCCGGGACCGCATGTGGCTTAAGATCACCATTGCCAATGCTGTCATTG GGGCGGATGTGGTGGACTGGCTGTACACACACGTGGAGGGCTTCAAAGAACGAAGGGAGGCGAGGAAGTATGCCAGCAGTATGCTGAAGCACGGCTTCTTGAGGCACACAGTCAACAAGATCACCTTCTCTGAGCAATGCTACTATGTCTTTGGGGACCTGTGCAGTA aCCTTGCATCCCTGAACCTCAACAGTGGCTCCAGTGGAGCCTCAGATCAGGACACACTGGCCCCACTGCCCCACCCATCTGTACCCTGGCCCTTGGGTCAAGGCTACCCCTACCAGTACCCAGGACCCCCGCCCTGCTTCCCACCTGCTTACCAGGACCCTGGCTTCAGTTATGGCAGTGGCAGTGCTGGGAGTCAGCAAAGTGAAG CCTTAGACTGA
- the Dvl1 gene encoding segment polarity protein dishevelled homolog DVL-1 isoform X1: MAETKIIYHMDEEETPYLVKLPVAPERVTLADFKNVLSNRPVHAYKFFFKSMDQDFGVVKEEIFDDNAKLPCFNGRVVSWLVLAEGAHSDAGSQGTDSHTDLPPPLERTGGIGDSRPPSFHPNVASSRDGMDNETGTESMVSHRRERARRRNRDEGTMAVPAQIWIPDFPWNPFAARTNGHLRGDRRRDLGLPPDSASTVLSSELESSSFIDSDEEDNTSRLSSSTEQSTSSRLIRKHKCRRRKQRLRQTDRASSFSSITDSTMSLNIITVTLNMERHHFLGISIVGQSNDRGDGGIYIGSIMKGGAVAADGRIEPGDMLLQVNDINFENMSNDDAVRVLREIVSQTGPISLTVAKCWDPTPRSYFTIPRADPVRPIDPAAWLSHTAALTGALPRYGTSPCSSAITRTSSSSLTSSVPGAPQLEEAPLTVKSDMSAIVRVMQLPDSGLEIRDRMWLKITIANAVIGADVVDWLYTHVEGFKERREARKYASSMLKHGFLRHTVNKITFSEQCYYVFGDLCSNLASLNLNSGSSGASDQDTLAPLPHPSVPWPLGQGYPYQYPGPPPCFPPAYQDPGFSYGSGSAGSQQSEGSKSSGSTRSSHRTPGREECRAAGAGGSGSESDHTAPSGSGSTGWWERPVSQLSRGSSPRSQTSAVAPGLPPLHSLTKAYAVVGGPPGGPPVRELAAVPPELTGSRQSFQKAMGNPCEFFVDIM; the protein is encoded by the exons ATGGCGGAGACCAAGATCATCTACCACATGGACGAGGAGGAGACGCCGTACCTGGTCAAGCTGCCCGTAGCTCCCGAGCGCGTCACGCTGGCGGACTTCAAGAACGTGCTCAGCAACCGGCCGGTGCACGCCTACAAATTCTTCTTCAAGTCTATGGACCAGGACTTCGG GGTGGTGAAGGAGGAGATCTTCGATGACAATGCCAAGTTGCCCTGCTTCAATGGCCGGGTGGTGTCCTGG CTGGTCCTGGCTGAGGGCGCTCACTCGGATGCAGGGTCCCAGGGCACTGACAGCCACACAgacctgcccccaccccttgaGAGGACAGGCGGCATTGGGGACTCCAGGCCCCCCTCCTTCCA TCCAAATGTTGCCAGTAGCCGTGATGGAATGGACAATGAGACAGGCACAGAGTCCATGGTCAGTCACCGGCGGGAGCGAGCCCGACGTCGAAACCGTGATGAGGGTACTATGGCTGTGCCTGCCCAGATCTGGATCCCAGACTTCCCTTGGAATCCCTTTG CTGCCCGGACCAATGGGCACCTGAGGGGGGACCGGCGACGGGACCTGGGACTGCCTCCAGACAGTGCATCCACTGTACTGAGCAGTGAGCTGGAATCTAGCAGCTTTATTGACTCAGATGAGGAGGACAACACAAGCCG GCTGAGCAGCTCTACAGAGCAGAGCACCTCCTCTCGGCTAATTCGCAAGCACAAATGTCGTCGGCGAAAGCAGCGTTTGAGGCAGACAGACCGG GCATCCTCCTTCAGCAGCATCACCGACTCCACCATGTCCCTGAACATCATCACCGTCACTCTCAACATGG AGAGGCACCACTTCCTGGGCATCAGCATCGTGGGCCAGAGCAACGACCGGGGTGATGGCGGCATCTACATTGGATCCATCATGAAGGGCGGGGCTGTGGCTGCTGATGGCCGCATTGAGCCAGGCGACATGCTGCTGCAG GTAAATGACATCAACTTTGAGAACATGAGCAACGATGACGCTGTGCGGGTGCTTCGGGAGATCGTATCCCAAACGGG GCCCATCAGCCTCACAGTGGCCAAGTGCTGGGACCCAACCCCTCGGAGCTACTTCACCATCCCAAGGG CTGACCCAGTGCGACCCATCGACCCGGCCGCCTGGCTGTCCCACACAGCAGCATTGACGGGTGCTCTGCCCCGCTATGGTACGAGTCCCTGCTCCAGCGCCATCACACGCACCAGCTCTTCCTCACTAACCAGCTCAGTGCCTGGCGCCCCAC AGCTTGAGGAGGCACCACTGACTGTGAAGAGTGACATGAGCGCCATTGTCCGGGTCATGCAGTTGCCAGACTCAGGACTGGAGATCCGGGACCGCATGTGGCTTAAGATCACCATTGCCAATGCTGTCATTG GGGCGGATGTGGTGGACTGGCTGTACACACACGTGGAGGGCTTCAAAGAACGAAGGGAGGCGAGGAAGTATGCCAGCAGTATGCTGAAGCACGGCTTCTTGAGGCACACAGTCAACAAGATCACCTTCTCTGAGCAATGCTACTATGTCTTTGGGGACCTGTGCAGTA aCCTTGCATCCCTGAACCTCAACAGTGGCTCCAGTGGAGCCTCAGATCAGGACACACTGGCCCCACTGCCCCACCCATCTGTACCCTGGCCCTTGGGTCAAGGCTACCCCTACCAGTACCCAGGACCCCCGCCCTGCTTCCCACCTGCTTACCAGGACCCTGGCTTCAGTTATGGCAGTGGCAGTGCTGGGAGTCAGCAAAGTGAAG gcaGCAAGAGCAGTGGGTCCACAAGGAGCAGCCATCGGACCCCAGGCCGAGAGGAGTGCCGGGCAGCTGGAGCTGGGGGCAGTGGCAGTGAATCAGATCACACGGCACCAAGTGGGTCTGGTAGCACTGGCTGGTGGGAGCGTCCTGTCAGCCAGCTTAGTCGTGGCAGCAGCCCTCGAAGTCAGACCTCGGCTGTTGCCCCAGGGCTCCCCCCACTGCACTCCCTGACAAAGGCCTATGCAGTAGTGGGTGGGCCACCTGGAGGGCCACCTGTCCGGGAGCTGGCTGCTGTTCCTCCAGAACTTACAGGTAGCCGCCAATCCTTCCAAAAGGCCATGGGAAACCCTTGTGAGTTCTTTGTGGACATTATGTGA
- the Dvl1 gene encoding segment polarity protein dishevelled homolog DVL-1 isoform X2, translating into MAETKIIYHMDEEETPYLVKLPVAPERVTLADFKNVLSNRPVHAYKFFFKSMDQDFGVVKEEIFDDNAKLPCFNGRVVSWLVLAEGAHSDAGSQGTDSHTDLPPPLERTGGIGDSRPPSFHPNVASSRDGMDNETGTESMVSHRRERARRRNRDEAARTNGHLRGDRRRDLGLPPDSASTVLSSELESSSFIDSDEEDNTSRLSSSTEQSTSSRLIRKHKCRRRKQRLRQTDRASSFSSITDSTMSLNIITVTLNMERHHFLGISIVGQSNDRGDGGIYIGSIMKGGAVAADGRIEPGDMLLQVNDINFENMSNDDAVRVLREIVSQTGPISLTVAKCWDPTPRSYFTIPRADPVRPIDPAAWLSHTAALTGALPRYGTSPCSSAITRTSSSSLTSSVPGAPQLEEAPLTVKSDMSAIVRVMQLPDSGLEIRDRMWLKITIANAVIGADVVDWLYTHVEGFKERREARKYASSMLKHGFLRHTVNKITFSEQCYYVFGDLCSNLASLNLNSGSSGASDQDTLAPLPHPSVPWPLGQGYPYQYPGPPPCFPPAYQDPGFSYGSGSAGSQQSEGSKSSGSTRSSHRTPGREECRAAGAGGSGSESDHTAPSGSGSTGWWERPVSQLSRGSSPRSQTSAVAPGLPPLHSLTKAYAVVGGPPGGPPVRELAAVPPELTGSRQSFQKAMGNPCEFFVDIM; encoded by the exons ATGGCGGAGACCAAGATCATCTACCACATGGACGAGGAGGAGACGCCGTACCTGGTCAAGCTGCCCGTAGCTCCCGAGCGCGTCACGCTGGCGGACTTCAAGAACGTGCTCAGCAACCGGCCGGTGCACGCCTACAAATTCTTCTTCAAGTCTATGGACCAGGACTTCGG GGTGGTGAAGGAGGAGATCTTCGATGACAATGCCAAGTTGCCCTGCTTCAATGGCCGGGTGGTGTCCTGG CTGGTCCTGGCTGAGGGCGCTCACTCGGATGCAGGGTCCCAGGGCACTGACAGCCACACAgacctgcccccaccccttgaGAGGACAGGCGGCATTGGGGACTCCAGGCCCCCCTCCTTCCA TCCAAATGTTGCCAGTAGCCGTGATGGAATGGACAATGAGACAGGCACAGAGTCCATGGTCAGTCACCGGCGGGAGCGAGCCCGACGTCGAAACCGTGATGAGG CTGCCCGGACCAATGGGCACCTGAGGGGGGACCGGCGACGGGACCTGGGACTGCCTCCAGACAGTGCATCCACTGTACTGAGCAGTGAGCTGGAATCTAGCAGCTTTATTGACTCAGATGAGGAGGACAACACAAGCCG GCTGAGCAGCTCTACAGAGCAGAGCACCTCCTCTCGGCTAATTCGCAAGCACAAATGTCGTCGGCGAAAGCAGCGTTTGAGGCAGACAGACCGG GCATCCTCCTTCAGCAGCATCACCGACTCCACCATGTCCCTGAACATCATCACCGTCACTCTCAACATGG AGAGGCACCACTTCCTGGGCATCAGCATCGTGGGCCAGAGCAACGACCGGGGTGATGGCGGCATCTACATTGGATCCATCATGAAGGGCGGGGCTGTGGCTGCTGATGGCCGCATTGAGCCAGGCGACATGCTGCTGCAG GTAAATGACATCAACTTTGAGAACATGAGCAACGATGACGCTGTGCGGGTGCTTCGGGAGATCGTATCCCAAACGGG GCCCATCAGCCTCACAGTGGCCAAGTGCTGGGACCCAACCCCTCGGAGCTACTTCACCATCCCAAGGG CTGACCCAGTGCGACCCATCGACCCGGCCGCCTGGCTGTCCCACACAGCAGCATTGACGGGTGCTCTGCCCCGCTATGGTACGAGTCCCTGCTCCAGCGCCATCACACGCACCAGCTCTTCCTCACTAACCAGCTCAGTGCCTGGCGCCCCAC AGCTTGAGGAGGCACCACTGACTGTGAAGAGTGACATGAGCGCCATTGTCCGGGTCATGCAGTTGCCAGACTCAGGACTGGAGATCCGGGACCGCATGTGGCTTAAGATCACCATTGCCAATGCTGTCATTG GGGCGGATGTGGTGGACTGGCTGTACACACACGTGGAGGGCTTCAAAGAACGAAGGGAGGCGAGGAAGTATGCCAGCAGTATGCTGAAGCACGGCTTCTTGAGGCACACAGTCAACAAGATCACCTTCTCTGAGCAATGCTACTATGTCTTTGGGGACCTGTGCAGTA aCCTTGCATCCCTGAACCTCAACAGTGGCTCCAGTGGAGCCTCAGATCAGGACACACTGGCCCCACTGCCCCACCCATCTGTACCCTGGCCCTTGGGTCAAGGCTACCCCTACCAGTACCCAGGACCCCCGCCCTGCTTCCCACCTGCTTACCAGGACCCTGGCTTCAGTTATGGCAGTGGCAGTGCTGGGAGTCAGCAAAGTGAAG gcaGCAAGAGCAGTGGGTCCACAAGGAGCAGCCATCGGACCCCAGGCCGAGAGGAGTGCCGGGCAGCTGGAGCTGGGGGCAGTGGCAGTGAATCAGATCACACGGCACCAAGTGGGTCTGGTAGCACTGGCTGGTGGGAGCGTCCTGTCAGCCAGCTTAGTCGTGGCAGCAGCCCTCGAAGTCAGACCTCGGCTGTTGCCCCAGGGCTCCCCCCACTGCACTCCCTGACAAAGGCCTATGCAGTAGTGGGTGGGCCACCTGGAGGGCCACCTGTCCGGGAGCTGGCTGCTGTTCCTCCAGAACTTACAGGTAGCCGCCAATCCTTCCAAAAGGCCATGGGAAACCCTTGTGAGTTCTTTGTGGACATTATGTGA
- the Dvl1 gene encoding segment polarity protein dishevelled homolog DVL-1 isoform X3, with amino-acid sequence MAETKIIYHMDEEETPYLVKLPVAPERVTLADFKNVLSNRPVHAYKFFFKSMDQDFGVVKEEIFDDNAKLPCFNGRVVSWLVLAEGAHSDAGSQGTDSHTDLPPPLERTGGIGDSRPPSFHPNVASSRDGMDNETGTESMVSHRRERARRRNRDEGTMAVPAQIWIPDFPWNPFAARTNGHLRGDRRRDLGLPPDSASTVLSSELESSSFIDSDEEDNTSRLSSSTEQSTSSRLIRKHKCRRRKQRLRQTDRASSFSSITDSTMSLNIITVTLNMERHHFLGISIVGQSNDRGDGGIYIGSIMKGGAVAADGRIEPGDMLLQVNDINFENMSNDDAVRVLREIVSQTGPISLTVAKCWDPTPRSYFTIPRADPVRPIDPAAWLSHTAALTGALPRYELEEAPLTVKSDMSAIVRVMQLPDSGLEIRDRMWLKITIANAVIGADVVDWLYTHVEGFKERREARKYASSMLKHGFLRHTVNKITFSEQCYYVFGDLCSNLASLNLNSGSSGASDQDTLAPLPHPSVPWPLGQGYPYQYPGPPPCFPPAYQDPGFSYGSGSAGSQQSEGSKSSGSTRSSHRTPGREECRAAGAGGSGSESDHTAPSGSGSTGWWERPVSQLSRGSSPRSQTSAVAPGLPPLHSLTKAYAVVGGPPGGPPVRELAAVPPELTGSRQSFQKAMGNPCEFFVDIM; translated from the exons ATGGCGGAGACCAAGATCATCTACCACATGGACGAGGAGGAGACGCCGTACCTGGTCAAGCTGCCCGTAGCTCCCGAGCGCGTCACGCTGGCGGACTTCAAGAACGTGCTCAGCAACCGGCCGGTGCACGCCTACAAATTCTTCTTCAAGTCTATGGACCAGGACTTCGG GGTGGTGAAGGAGGAGATCTTCGATGACAATGCCAAGTTGCCCTGCTTCAATGGCCGGGTGGTGTCCTGG CTGGTCCTGGCTGAGGGCGCTCACTCGGATGCAGGGTCCCAGGGCACTGACAGCCACACAgacctgcccccaccccttgaGAGGACAGGCGGCATTGGGGACTCCAGGCCCCCCTCCTTCCA TCCAAATGTTGCCAGTAGCCGTGATGGAATGGACAATGAGACAGGCACAGAGTCCATGGTCAGTCACCGGCGGGAGCGAGCCCGACGTCGAAACCGTGATGAGGGTACTATGGCTGTGCCTGCCCAGATCTGGATCCCAGACTTCCCTTGGAATCCCTTTG CTGCCCGGACCAATGGGCACCTGAGGGGGGACCGGCGACGGGACCTGGGACTGCCTCCAGACAGTGCATCCACTGTACTGAGCAGTGAGCTGGAATCTAGCAGCTTTATTGACTCAGATGAGGAGGACAACACAAGCCG GCTGAGCAGCTCTACAGAGCAGAGCACCTCCTCTCGGCTAATTCGCAAGCACAAATGTCGTCGGCGAAAGCAGCGTTTGAGGCAGACAGACCGG GCATCCTCCTTCAGCAGCATCACCGACTCCACCATGTCCCTGAACATCATCACCGTCACTCTCAACATGG AGAGGCACCACTTCCTGGGCATCAGCATCGTGGGCCAGAGCAACGACCGGGGTGATGGCGGCATCTACATTGGATCCATCATGAAGGGCGGGGCTGTGGCTGCTGATGGCCGCATTGAGCCAGGCGACATGCTGCTGCAG GTAAATGACATCAACTTTGAGAACATGAGCAACGATGACGCTGTGCGGGTGCTTCGGGAGATCGTATCCCAAACGGG GCCCATCAGCCTCACAGTGGCCAAGTGCTGGGACCCAACCCCTCGGAGCTACTTCACCATCCCAAGGG CTGACCCAGTGCGACCCATCGACCCGGCCGCCTGGCTGTCCCACACAGCAGCATTGACGGGTGCTCTGCCCCGCTATG AGCTTGAGGAGGCACCACTGACTGTGAAGAGTGACATGAGCGCCATTGTCCGGGTCATGCAGTTGCCAGACTCAGGACTGGAGATCCGGGACCGCATGTGGCTTAAGATCACCATTGCCAATGCTGTCATTG GGGCGGATGTGGTGGACTGGCTGTACACACACGTGGAGGGCTTCAAAGAACGAAGGGAGGCGAGGAAGTATGCCAGCAGTATGCTGAAGCACGGCTTCTTGAGGCACACAGTCAACAAGATCACCTTCTCTGAGCAATGCTACTATGTCTTTGGGGACCTGTGCAGTA aCCTTGCATCCCTGAACCTCAACAGTGGCTCCAGTGGAGCCTCAGATCAGGACACACTGGCCCCACTGCCCCACCCATCTGTACCCTGGCCCTTGGGTCAAGGCTACCCCTACCAGTACCCAGGACCCCCGCCCTGCTTCCCACCTGCTTACCAGGACCCTGGCTTCAGTTATGGCAGTGGCAGTGCTGGGAGTCAGCAAAGTGAAG gcaGCAAGAGCAGTGGGTCCACAAGGAGCAGCCATCGGACCCCAGGCCGAGAGGAGTGCCGGGCAGCTGGAGCTGGGGGCAGTGGCAGTGAATCAGATCACACGGCACCAAGTGGGTCTGGTAGCACTGGCTGGTGGGAGCGTCCTGTCAGCCAGCTTAGTCGTGGCAGCAGCCCTCGAAGTCAGACCTCGGCTGTTGCCCCAGGGCTCCCCCCACTGCACTCCCTGACAAAGGCCTATGCAGTAGTGGGTGGGCCACCTGGAGGGCCACCTGTCCGGGAGCTGGCTGCTGTTCCTCCAGAACTTACAGGTAGCCGCCAATCCTTCCAAAAGGCCATGGGAAACCCTTGTGAGTTCTTTGTGGACATTATGTGA
- the Dvl1 gene encoding segment polarity protein dishevelled homolog DVL-1 isoform X5, giving the protein MAETKIIYHMDEEETPYLVKLPVAPERVTLADFKNVLSNRPVHAYKFFFKSMDQDFGVVKEEIFDDNAKLPCFNGRVVSWLVLAEGAHSDAGSQGTDSHTDLPPPLERTGGIGDSRPPSFHPNVASSRDGMDNETGTESMVSHRRERARRRNRDEGTMAVPAQIWIPDFPWNPFAARTNGHLRGDRRRDLGLPPDSASTVLSSELESSSFIDSDEEDNTSRLSSSTEQSTSSRLIRKHKCRRRKQRLRQTDRASSFSSITDSTMSLNIITVTLNMERHHFLGISIVGQSNDRGDGGIYIGSIMKGGAVAADGRIEPGDMLLQVNDINFENMSNDDAVRVLREIVSQTGPISLTVAKCWDPTPRSYFTIPRADPVRPIDPAAWLSHTAALTGALPRYGTSPCSSAITRTSSSSLTSSVPGAPQLEEAPLTVKSDMSAIVRVMQLPDSGLEIRDRMWLKITIANAVIGADVVDWLYTHVEGFKERREARKYASSMLKHGFLRHTVNKITFSEQCYYVFGDLCSNLASLNLNSGSSGASDQDTLAPLPHPSVPWPLGQGYPYQYPGPPPCFPPAYQDPGFSYGSGSAGSQQSEALD; this is encoded by the exons ATGGCGGAGACCAAGATCATCTACCACATGGACGAGGAGGAGACGCCGTACCTGGTCAAGCTGCCCGTAGCTCCCGAGCGCGTCACGCTGGCGGACTTCAAGAACGTGCTCAGCAACCGGCCGGTGCACGCCTACAAATTCTTCTTCAAGTCTATGGACCAGGACTTCGG GGTGGTGAAGGAGGAGATCTTCGATGACAATGCCAAGTTGCCCTGCTTCAATGGCCGGGTGGTGTCCTGG CTGGTCCTGGCTGAGGGCGCTCACTCGGATGCAGGGTCCCAGGGCACTGACAGCCACACAgacctgcccccaccccttgaGAGGACAGGCGGCATTGGGGACTCCAGGCCCCCCTCCTTCCA TCCAAATGTTGCCAGTAGCCGTGATGGAATGGACAATGAGACAGGCACAGAGTCCATGGTCAGTCACCGGCGGGAGCGAGCCCGACGTCGAAACCGTGATGAGGGTACTATGGCTGTGCCTGCCCAGATCTGGATCCCAGACTTCCCTTGGAATCCCTTTG CTGCCCGGACCAATGGGCACCTGAGGGGGGACCGGCGACGGGACCTGGGACTGCCTCCAGACAGTGCATCCACTGTACTGAGCAGTGAGCTGGAATCTAGCAGCTTTATTGACTCAGATGAGGAGGACAACACAAGCCG GCTGAGCAGCTCTACAGAGCAGAGCACCTCCTCTCGGCTAATTCGCAAGCACAAATGTCGTCGGCGAAAGCAGCGTTTGAGGCAGACAGACCGG GCATCCTCCTTCAGCAGCATCACCGACTCCACCATGTCCCTGAACATCATCACCGTCACTCTCAACATGG AGAGGCACCACTTCCTGGGCATCAGCATCGTGGGCCAGAGCAACGACCGGGGTGATGGCGGCATCTACATTGGATCCATCATGAAGGGCGGGGCTGTGGCTGCTGATGGCCGCATTGAGCCAGGCGACATGCTGCTGCAG GTAAATGACATCAACTTTGAGAACATGAGCAACGATGACGCTGTGCGGGTGCTTCGGGAGATCGTATCCCAAACGGG GCCCATCAGCCTCACAGTGGCCAAGTGCTGGGACCCAACCCCTCGGAGCTACTTCACCATCCCAAGGG CTGACCCAGTGCGACCCATCGACCCGGCCGCCTGGCTGTCCCACACAGCAGCATTGACGGGTGCTCTGCCCCGCTATGGTACGAGTCCCTGCTCCAGCGCCATCACACGCACCAGCTCTTCCTCACTAACCAGCTCAGTGCCTGGCGCCCCAC AGCTTGAGGAGGCACCACTGACTGTGAAGAGTGACATGAGCGCCATTGTCCGGGTCATGCAGTTGCCAGACTCAGGACTGGAGATCCGGGACCGCATGTGGCTTAAGATCACCATTGCCAATGCTGTCATTG GGGCGGATGTGGTGGACTGGCTGTACACACACGTGGAGGGCTTCAAAGAACGAAGGGAGGCGAGGAAGTATGCCAGCAGTATGCTGAAGCACGGCTTCTTGAGGCACACAGTCAACAAGATCACCTTCTCTGAGCAATGCTACTATGTCTTTGGGGACCTGTGCAGTA aCCTTGCATCCCTGAACCTCAACAGTGGCTCCAGTGGAGCCTCAGATCAGGACACACTGGCCCCACTGCCCCACCCATCTGTACCCTGGCCCTTGGGTCAAGGCTACCCCTACCAGTACCCAGGACCCCCGCCCTGCTTCCCACCTGCTTACCAGGACCCTGGCTTCAGTTATGGCAGTGGCAGTGCTGGGAGTCAGCAAAGTGAAG CCTTAGACTGA